A section of the Elusimicrobiota bacterium genome encodes:
- the mce gene encoding methylmalonyl-CoA epimerase: MNIDHVGIAVASIEEALPFYREALGLEVSHREEVAAQGVTVAFLQAGETALELLEPLGEGGAVAKFLKTRGPGLHHVAFKAPGLKDQMARLALKGLPALEPEPRPGARGHRVCFLHPKHAHGVLVELVEEA; encoded by the coding sequence GTGAACATTGACCACGTCGGCATAGCGGTGGCGTCCATCGAAGAGGCGCTGCCCTTCTACCGAGAGGCCTTGGGCCTCGAGGTCAGCCACCGCGAAGAGGTGGCTGCGCAGGGCGTGACGGTGGCATTTCTCCAGGCCGGGGAGACCGCCCTCGAGCTTCTGGAGCCGCTGGGAGAAGGCGGGGCCGTCGCCAAGTTCCTCAAAACCCGGGGTCCGGGACTTCACCATGTGGCCTTCAAGGCCCCGGGGCTCAAGGATCAAATGGCGCGCCTGGCCCTGAAAGGCCTGCCCGCCTTGGAGCCGGAGCCCCGCCCCGGCGCCCGCGGGCATCGGGTCTGCTTTCTTCACCCAAAACACGCCCACGGGGTCCTAGTCGAGCTCGTGGAGGAGGCCTGA